ATTTACCATAGGCAAAGACAACAAGGAAGAAGAAATCGATTACCTGATTGCTGAGTTTCCTCAGATAATAAAAAGATTAAGAGATATTTCTCCCTATAATAAAAAATGGGGGATTGAAGGAGAAGGTGGAGAATGTATAGTCAAAAAGTAATGGATCATTTTACAAATCCAAGAAATGTCGGAGAGATTCCGGATGCCGACGGAGTCGGCACTGAAGGAAATCCGACATGCGGCGATGTAATGCAGATATTCATAAAAGTGGAAAATGACAGGCTTGTGGATGTAAAGTTCAAGACATTCGGCTGCGGAGCTGCAATTGCAGTAAGCAGTATGATAACAGAGATGGTAAAAGGCAAAACGCTTGATGAAGCTCTTTCTATTACAAAGGAACAGG
This genomic window from Nitrospiraceae bacterium contains:
- the nifU gene encoding Fe-S cluster assembly scaffold protein NifU, with the protein product MYSQKVMDHFTNPRNVGEIPDADGVGTEGNPTCGDVMQIFIKVENDRLVDVKFKTFGCGAAIAVSSMITEMVKGKTLDEALSITKEQVAKELEGLPPQKMHCSNLGADALKKAIEDYRSKKGIK